The genomic segment TGGAGTGTGGTGTGCTCCTTTGCATTATACTGCCACTGCTCTGAAAAAGAACAACAACAAACTAGTAGTTGTATGTGCAGGACGAACCAAAAACGACATGGTTTACGAGAATCAACTTAAAGCAGTTGCAGACGAATTCCACGTAGCAACAGATGATGGTTCTAAGGGCAATCAAGGTCTGGACTTTATTGCTGACATTTTGAAGGCTCAAAAGTTTGACCACGCTATTGTTATGGGTCCTGTTTCTACCCTCAAGAAGGTAGTAGAAATGACCAAACCCTATAACCTGAAAACAATGGTTACTTTGGCGTCTTTGATGGTTGACGGAACTGGTATGTGTGGTGCCTGCCGTGTAACAGTTGGCGGCGAAATGAAGTTTGCTTGCATGGACGGCCCTGAATTCAATGGTCTGGACGTTGACTTTGACGAATTAATCTCACGGCAACGTGTTTACTTGCCTGAGGAAAGGATGGCGTCTATGATTTATGAAAAACTTGGAGGAAGTGTGAAACGTGGATAGAGAACAAAGAAAACAAGAAACTCCGATGGCAAAACAAGACGTTGTAGATCGGATTCACAATTTCTATGAAGTAGCCCT from the Candidatus Bathyarchaeum sp. genome contains:
- a CDS encoding sulfide/dihydroorotate dehydrogenase-like FAD/NAD-binding protein, giving the protein MFKIVSKEEIAPNIHLIEIAAPDMAPKSHPGQFVIIRIDDKGERVPLTIAGVDLQKGTVSTAFHAVGKTTKEFAKYKAGESIMDFSGPLGNPAEVENFGKVLLVGAGVWCAPLHYTATALKKNNNKLVVVCAGRTKNDMVYENQLKAVADEFHVATDDGSKGNQGLDFIADILKAQKFDHAIVMGPVSTLKKVVEMTKPYNLKTMVTLASLMVDGTGMCGACRVTVGGEMKFACMDGPEFNGLDVDFDELISRQRVYLPEERMASMIYEKLGGSVKRG